A window from Kiloniellales bacterium encodes these proteins:
- a CDS encoding CoA pyrophosphatase translates to MTPEKILQRLRAPGPTTIRTAPSGPAGAERPRGDHDLNPDLYRPGMALTPAAVLVPLVKRPSGVTVLLTKRTDHLHDHAGQVSFPGGRIDPQDRDAEAAALRETEEEVGLPRRHVRIAGRLDTYVTRTGFEVTPLVGLVTPPFPLAPDSFEVAEVFEVPLDFLLDPGNRQTRSRHYEGKERYFYVYRFGGHTIWGATAGMLVNLEEVLSRP, encoded by the coding sequence GTGACGCCGGAGAAGATCCTCCAGCGACTGCGCGCGCCCGGCCCGACGACGATCCGCACCGCGCCCAGCGGGCCGGCGGGCGCGGAACGCCCGCGCGGCGATCACGACCTAAATCCCGACCTCTATCGCCCCGGCATGGCCCTGACGCCGGCCGCGGTCCTGGTGCCCCTCGTCAAGCGCCCGTCCGGCGTGACGGTCCTGCTCACCAAGCGCACCGATCACCTGCACGACCACGCCGGGCAAGTCAGTTTTCCCGGCGGCCGCATCGATCCGCAGGATCGGGACGCCGAGGCCGCCGCGCTGCGCGAGACCGAGGAGGAGGTCGGCCTGCCGCGCCGCCACGTCCGGATCGCCGGCCGCCTGGATACCTACGTCACCCGCACCGGCTTCGAGGTGACGCCGCTGGTCGGCCTCGTGACCCCGCCCTTCCCCCTGGCCCCGGACAGCTTCGAGGTCGCCGAGGTCTTCGAGGTGCCGCTGGACTTCCTGCTCGACCCGGGCAATCGGCAGACGCGGAGCCGCCACTACGAAGGCAAGGAGCGCTATTTTTACGTCTACCGGTTCGGCGGCCATACGATCTGGGGCGCGACCGCCGGCATGCTGGTGAACCTCGAGGAGGTCCTAAGCCGTCCATGA
- a CDS encoding DUF58 domain-containing protein, whose amino-acid sequence MASSALPLRRRAEQLASTLPPLLVAAERVAASVLQGVHGRRRVGQGETFWQYRHYESGDTPQLIDWRQSGKSDHVFVREMEWEAAQSVWIWRDHSPSMDWSSGNAIVRKRERGDLLALALSVLLIRGGEHVALLGTGERPMTGRGALSRLAFAIAGDNAPATEQPQADLPPVLPLPRNAHVVLLSDFLSPLEEVDRVVRGFAERSVKGHLLQILDPAEVKLPYEGRVRFEGLQGEDSWLLSRVESVRGSYLKRLEAHHDGLAALARTVGWTFSCHHTDRPPQAALLALYVALSQSLGT is encoded by the coding sequence ATGGCCTCTTCCGCTCTGCCCCTGCGGAGACGCGCTGAGCAGCTCGCTTCCACTCTGCCACCGCTCCTGGTGGCCGCGGAACGGGTCGCGGCGAGCGTGCTGCAGGGCGTGCACGGGCGCCGGCGCGTCGGTCAGGGCGAGACCTTCTGGCAGTACCGCCACTACGAGTCCGGTGACACGCCGCAGCTGATCGACTGGCGGCAGTCCGGCAAGTCCGACCACGTGTTCGTGCGCGAGATGGAGTGGGAGGCCGCGCAATCAGTCTGGATCTGGCGCGACCACTCGCCCTCCATGGACTGGTCTTCCGGCAACGCCATCGTGCGCAAGCGGGAGCGCGGCGATCTTCTGGCTCTGGCCTTGAGCGTGCTGCTGATCCGCGGCGGCGAACACGTCGCACTGCTGGGCACGGGCGAACGGCCGATGACCGGCCGCGGCGCGCTCAGCAGGCTGGCCTTCGCGATCGCCGGGGACAACGCGCCCGCTACGGAACAACCGCAAGCCGATCTGCCGCCAGTGCTGCCCTTGCCGCGCAACGCCCACGTGGTTCTGCTGAGCGATTTCCTGTCGCCGCTCGAGGAAGTCGACCGCGTGGTGCGAGGCTTCGCCGAGCGCAGCGTCAAGGGACACCTGTTGCAGATCCTCGATCCGGCGGAGGTGAAGCTGCCCTACGAGGGACGGGTCCGCTTCGAAGGGCTGCAGGGCGAGGACTCGTGGCTGCTGTCACGCGTCGAGTCCGTGCGCGGCTCCTACTTGAAGCGACTGGAGGCCCATCACGACGGCCTCGCTGCGCTGGCCCGGACCGTCGGCTGGACCTTCTCCTGCCACCACACCGACCGGCCGCCGCAGGCAGCTCTCCTGGCGCTCTACGTCGCCCTGTCGCAGTCGCTGGGGACCTGA
- a CDS encoding DUF4159 domain-containing protein produces MLELGPLAFAQPWILAGLLALPLLWWLLRVTPPAPRMLRFPAIRLLFGLEPPEETPARTPWWLILLRTAIAVLVILALAQPILNPADRLSGDGPLIVAVDDGWAAGRYWGDRRAAMESLLAQAEREGRSAVVLTTAASELDEPVSVSGVMTAGEARRRLGGLVPKPWPVDRAAALAALEEQSFEGAADVVWLSDGFDDGAARDFVDRLGALGSVRVLRDGDGAMPHLIRPPELDGVALRLRVERAVAGAPEQVVILATAEDGTLVARSVVSFEADERLAAVSLDLPAELRNRIARLAIEGQEHAGAVLLLDESWRRRPVGLVATGPLKESQPLLSEIYYLERALAPFTELRKGEIDGLLRGRLAVIVLPDLGGLPAEASNKLSAWVEEGGLLLRFAGARLAEDSGDSLLPVTLRGGGRTLGGIMTWDTPVRLAAFDARSPFAGLSVPQDVLVNRQVLAEPALDLADKTWARLADGTPLVTAEPRGEGWVVLVHTTANTDWANLSLSGLFVEMLRRTVATSQGVRSESDETRALAPLETIDGFGRLGAPPPTALSAGPEVFDEGRVGPRHPPGYYGDVGWKRAHNLVDAAPSLTPIRDLPADVAVETYSRDAENDLKPWLLAAALVLLLLDLLIALALRGMLRPALRASAASVALLVFLPVSDLAAQSAAADRFAMEATLHTRLAYVKTGVPAVDDASRAGLFGLSRVLQRRTSIEAAAPLGVDLDRDELSFFPLLYWPITAEQRDLTEIARRKMDHFLINGGTVLFDLQEQSTGVQLLGRVSRGTEALRRLTAGLEIPPLSPVPPDHVMTKSFYLMQDFPGRFSGGAVWIGATEGRVNDGVASVIIGSNDWARAWAVNEFGRPLFAVVPGGERQRELAYRFGVNLVMYALTGNYKADQVHVPFILERLGQ; encoded by the coding sequence ATGCTGGAACTCGGTCCTCTCGCCTTCGCCCAGCCCTGGATCCTCGCCGGGCTTCTCGCGCTGCCGCTGCTCTGGTGGCTGCTGCGCGTGACGCCGCCGGCGCCGCGCATGCTGCGGTTCCCGGCGATCCGCCTCCTCTTCGGGCTCGAGCCGCCGGAGGAGACGCCGGCGCGCACGCCCTGGTGGTTGATCCTGCTGCGCACTGCAATCGCGGTCCTCGTCATTCTCGCCCTGGCGCAGCCGATCCTCAATCCGGCCGATCGGTTGAGCGGTGACGGACCGCTGATCGTGGCGGTGGACGACGGATGGGCCGCCGGCCGGTATTGGGGCGACCGGCGCGCCGCGATGGAGAGCCTGCTCGCCCAGGCGGAACGGGAGGGCCGTTCGGCGGTCGTCCTGACCACGGCGGCGAGCGAGCTGGACGAGCCGGTCTCTGTTTCCGGGGTCATGACCGCCGGCGAGGCGCGGCGCCGGCTCGGCGGCCTGGTGCCGAAACCCTGGCCGGTCGACCGCGCGGCCGCCCTCGCCGCCCTAGAGGAGCAGAGCTTCGAAGGCGCGGCCGACGTCGTCTGGCTGTCCGACGGCTTTGACGACGGCGCGGCCCGCGACTTCGTCGACCGGCTCGGCGCGCTCGGCTCGGTGCGGGTTCTGCGCGACGGCGACGGCGCCATGCCGCACCTGATCCGGCCCCCGGAACTGGACGGTGTTGCGCTTCGGCTGCGTGTCGAGCGGGCGGTGGCGGGCGCCCCGGAGCAGGTCGTGATCCTGGCGACGGCTGAGGACGGCACCCTGGTCGCCCGCAGCGTCGTAAGCTTCGAGGCCGACGAGCGCCTGGCCGCGGTCAGCCTCGACCTGCCGGCCGAGCTGCGCAACCGCATAGCGCGCCTGGCGATCGAAGGCCAGGAGCACGCGGGGGCCGTGCTGTTGCTCGACGAGAGCTGGCGGCGGCGCCCGGTCGGCCTTGTCGCGACTGGTCCGCTCAAGGAAAGCCAGCCTCTGCTCAGCGAGATCTATTACCTCGAGCGCGCGCTGGCGCCCTTCACCGAGCTGCGCAAGGGCGAGATCGACGGGCTGCTGCGCGGGCGCCTCGCCGTCATTGTCCTGCCCGATCTCGGCGGTCTGCCCGCGGAGGCGTCGAACAAGCTGAGCGCCTGGGTCGAGGAAGGCGGCCTCCTGCTCCGATTCGCCGGCGCCCGGCTGGCGGAGGATTCCGGCGACAGTCTGCTGCCGGTCACCCTGCGCGGCGGCGGGCGCACGCTCGGCGGTATCATGACCTGGGACACGCCGGTGCGGTTGGCCGCGTTCGATGCCCGGAGCCCCTTCGCCGGGCTGAGCGTGCCCCAGGACGTGCTGGTCAATCGCCAGGTGCTGGCCGAGCCGGCGCTCGATCTGGCGGACAAGACCTGGGCCCGGCTGGCCGACGGCACTCCCCTGGTTACGGCCGAGCCGCGCGGCGAGGGCTGGGTCGTGCTGGTGCACACGACAGCGAACACGGACTGGGCGAACCTTTCGCTCTCGGGTCTCTTCGTCGAGATGCTGCGGCGGACCGTGGCGACGAGCCAGGGCGTGCGCAGCGAGAGCGACGAGACCCGGGCGCTGGCGCCGCTCGAAACGATCGACGGCTTCGGCCGGCTGGGCGCGCCGCCGCCCACGGCCCTCTCCGCCGGGCCCGAGGTCTTCGACGAGGGCCGGGTCGGCCCCCGGCATCCGCCCGGCTACTACGGCGACGTCGGCTGGAAGCGGGCCCATAACCTGGTGGACGCCGCGCCGTCGCTGACACCGATCCGGGACCTGCCGGCCGACGTGGCGGTCGAGACCTACAGCCGGGACGCGGAGAACGATCTGAAGCCCTGGCTGCTGGCGGCCGCGCTCGTCCTGCTCCTGCTCGATCTCCTGATCGCGCTGGCGCTGCGCGGTATGCTCCGCCCGGCGCTGCGCGCCAGCGCCGCTTCCGTCGCGCTGCTCGTTTTCCTGCCGGTCAGCGACCTCGCCGCGCAGAGCGCCGCCGCCGACCGCTTCGCCATGGAGGCCACGCTGCATACCCGCCTGGCTTACGTGAAGACCGGCGTGCCGGCGGTCGACGACGCCAGCCGGGCCGGTCTGTTCGGCCTCAGCCGGGTGCTGCAACGCCGCACCTCGATCGAGGCGGCGGCGCCACTCGGCGTCGATCTCGACCGCGACGAGCTGTCCTTCTTCCCGCTGCTCTACTGGCCCATCACGGCCGAGCAGCGCGACCTCACGGAGATCGCCCGCCGGAAGATGGACCACTTTCTGATCAACGGCGGGACGGTGCTCTTCGACCTCCAGGAGCAGAGCACTGGCGTTCAGCTGCTGGGCCGGGTCAGCCGAGGCACCGAGGCGCTGCGGCGCCTGACCGCGGGCCTGGAGATTCCCCCGCTGTCGCCGGTCCCGCCGGACCACGTCATGACCAAGTCGTTCTATCTGATGCAGGACTTTCCCGGACGCTTCTCCGGCGGCGCGGTCTGGATCGGCGCCACGGAAGGCCGGGTCAACGACGGGGTCGCCTCGGTCATCATCGGATCGAACGACTGGGCCCGCGCCTGGGCCGTCAACGAGTTCGGCCGGCCGCTCTTCGCCGTCGTGCCGGGGGGTGAGCGGCAGCGCGAGCTGGCCTACCGTTTCGGCGTCAACCTCGTGATGTATGCGCTCACCGGCAACTACAAGGCGGATCAGGTGCACGTACCCTTCATCCTGGAGCGCCTGGGCCAATGA
- a CDS encoding DUF1285 domain-containing protein translates to MTKPKNGSADTPSKIGISDPAYQRERSNGREADGDTGLRIARDGTWSYQGSRITRKPLVKLFSTVLQRDAAGDYWLVTPVERARITVEDAPFTAVELAARGSGPQQVLAFRNNVDDWVEAGLDHPIRVSEDPATGEPRPYILVRDNLEALILRSVYYEMANLADTRRVDGVEWLGLWSHGSFFPLGRPA, encoded by the coding sequence ATGACCAAGCCGAAAAACGGGTCCGCTGACACCCCGTCAAAGATAGGTATTTCCGACCCCGCTTACCAGCGCGAGAGGTCGAATGGTCGTGAAGCCGACGGCGATACCGGGCTGCGGATCGCGCGCGACGGCACCTGGAGCTACCAGGGCAGTCGGATCACGCGCAAACCGCTGGTCAAGCTTTTCTCCACCGTGCTGCAACGGGACGCGGCGGGTGACTACTGGCTGGTGACCCCGGTGGAGCGCGCCCGCATAACCGTCGAGGACGCACCTTTCACCGCGGTCGAGCTGGCGGCGCGCGGCAGCGGTCCGCAGCAGGTGCTCGCCTTCCGAAACAATGTCGACGACTGGGTCGAGGCCGGTCTCGACCATCCGATCCGCGTCTCGGAAGACCCTGCCACCGGAGAGCCGAGGCCCTATATCTTAGTCAGGGACAATCTGGAGGCACTCATCCTGCGCAGCGTCTACTACGAGATGGCCAATCTGGCGGACACCAGGAGAGTCGACGGCGTCGAATGGCTCGGCCTGTGGAGCCACGGCTCGTTCTTTCCCCTCGGCAGGCCTGCGTGA
- a CDS encoding MoxR family ATPase: MEVLGRKLQQVRNSIGRVIFGQQEVVDQTLITLLAGGHALLIGVPGLAKTRLVETLGTVFGLDDKRVQCTPDLMPADILGSEVLEEQEDGRRGFRFIAGPVFCQLLMADEINRASPRTQSALLQAMQERRVTVAGHGHELPRPFHVLATQNPLEQEGTYPLPEAQLDRFIMEIEVPYPDIEAERRMLIMTTGAEQAGAVQVMDGDELMAAQRLVRRVPVGESVVDAILGLVRNGRPDTTDITDVSNQVAWGPGPRASQALMLAVRARALLEGRLAPSVDDVVAMAGPILRHRMALNFAARADGVTIDQVIERLAAPYA, from the coding sequence ATCGAGGTTCTCGGCCGCAAGCTGCAGCAGGTGCGAAACAGCATCGGACGCGTCATTTTCGGCCAACAGGAGGTTGTCGATCAAACACTTATCACGCTGCTCGCCGGCGGTCACGCGCTCCTGATCGGCGTTCCGGGACTGGCGAAGACCAGGCTGGTCGAGACCCTCGGCACCGTCTTCGGTCTGGACGACAAGCGCGTTCAGTGCACGCCCGATCTGATGCCGGCGGACATCCTCGGCTCGGAAGTGCTCGAGGAACAGGAGGACGGCCGGCGCGGCTTCCGCTTCATCGCCGGTCCGGTGTTCTGCCAGCTGCTGATGGCCGACGAGATCAACCGGGCGAGCCCGCGCACCCAGTCGGCGCTGCTGCAGGCCATGCAGGAGCGGCGCGTCACCGTGGCCGGCCACGGCCACGAGCTGCCGCGTCCCTTCCATGTGCTGGCGACGCAGAACCCCCTGGAGCAGGAGGGCACCTATCCGCTGCCCGAGGCGCAGCTCGACCGTTTCATCATGGAGATCGAGGTCCCCTATCCGGATATCGAGGCCGAACGGCGGATGCTCATCATGACTACGGGCGCCGAGCAGGCCGGCGCGGTGCAGGTCATGGACGGCGACGAACTGATGGCCGCACAGCGCCTAGTGCGCCGCGTCCCGGTCGGCGAGAGCGTCGTCGATGCGATCCTCGGGCTGGTGCGCAACGGCCGGCCCGACACCACGGACATCACCGATGTCAGCAACCAGGTCGCCTGGGGTCCGGGACCCCGCGCCAGCCAGGCGCTGATGCTCGCTGTGCGCGCCCGCGCGCTGCTGGAAGGCCGACTGGCGCCCTCGGTCGACGACGTGGTCGCCATGGCCGGGCCGATCCTGCGCCACCGCATGGCGCTGAACTTTGCGGCGCGCGCCGACGGCGTGACCATCGATCAGGTGATCGAACGACTGGCGGCTCCCTACGCGTGA
- the speE gene encoding polyamine aminopropyltransferase, whose translation MTTWFEEIDTNGFSARLAVDRYVCRTRTEFQDLAIFDTPLFGRALALDGVVQTTEKDEAAYHEMLIQVPMLAHGSVRRALIIGGGDGGALREILKHRDVEKVTMIELDKQVVELCRQHLPMLSDGAFDDPRAEVLFEDGLAYAARSRERFDLIVVDSTDPLPGPGEVLFSDAFYRDCRRLLGDGGVLITQFGMPALYPDPISAAIQRLQAQFADVALYTVAVPVFAGGAMAFGWATDRPELRRVGRDVLAERLDGAGLAPRFYTADVHLASFALPKPVAALLE comes from the coding sequence GTGACAACCTGGTTCGAAGAGATCGATACGAATGGCTTCTCGGCCAGGCTGGCGGTCGACCGCTACGTCTGCCGCACCCGGACCGAGTTCCAGGACCTCGCCATCTTCGACACGCCGCTGTTCGGCCGCGCCTTGGCGCTCGATGGCGTGGTGCAGACAACTGAGAAGGACGAGGCCGCCTACCACGAAATGCTGATCCAGGTGCCGATGCTGGCCCACGGGTCCGTGCGCCGGGCCCTGATCATCGGCGGCGGGGACGGCGGTGCACTCAGAGAGATCCTGAAGCACCGCGACGTCGAGAAGGTCACGATGATCGAGCTCGACAAACAGGTGGTGGAGCTCTGCCGGCAACACCTGCCGATGCTGTCGGACGGCGCGTTCGACGATCCACGGGCCGAGGTGCTGTTCGAGGACGGTCTCGCCTATGCCGCCCGGAGCCGGGAACGCTTCGACCTGATCGTTGTCGATTCGACTGATCCCTTGCCGGGACCAGGCGAGGTCCTCTTCTCGGACGCCTTCTATCGCGATTGCCGGCGCCTGCTCGGCGACGGCGGCGTGCTGATCACGCAGTTCGGCATGCCCGCGCTCTATCCCGATCCGATCTCCGCCGCGATTCAGCGCCTGCAGGCGCAGTTCGCCGACGTCGCGCTCTATACCGTCGCCGTGCCCGTCTTCGCCGGCGGCGCCATGGCTTTCGGCTGGGCGACCGACCGACCGGAACTGCGCCGCGTCGGGCGGGATGTGCTAGCCGAGCGACTCGACGGCGCCGGCCTCGCGCCGAGGTTCTATACGGCCGATGTTCATCTCGCGAGCTTCGCCCTGCCCAAGCCCGTCGCGGCGCTGCTCGAATAG
- a CDS encoding CCA tRNA nucleotidyltransferase yields the protein MKPGGRLDEQEWMTAPETRAVVEALTAEGTEVRFVGGCVRDAVAGRPVRDIDLATPDPPEKVIALLEAAGLKAVPTGLAHGTVTAVSSHQPFEVTTLRRDVETDGRRATVAFTDDWEADAARRDFTFNALSCGIDGRLFDPFGGHRDLIEGRVRFVGEARQRIAEDYLRLLRFFRFHAFYGRGEPDPEGLKAAAAAAGELTRLSGERVRAELLRLLQANNPVPVLEVMDQEKILASVLPELGAPDVLKSLLSLGIESPRPDTLLRLGALLRSDPAAVAERLRLSNAERDRLIAMAGHGATPRVDMPERELRRAIYRDGGTAIRDRLCLAWAVHPKGPDSDAAHRNLALAVSWSPPRFPIKGRDALDLGLAPGASLGTLLEAVEAWWVEQDFEPSREHCLARLRDLAAAS from the coding sequence ATGAAACCCGGGGGGCGCCTCGACGAACAGGAGTGGATGACGGCGCCGGAGACCCGGGCCGTCGTCGAGGCGCTCACCGCCGAAGGCACGGAGGTGCGCTTCGTCGGCGGCTGCGTGCGCGACGCGGTGGCCGGCCGGCCGGTGCGCGACATCGATCTCGCAACGCCGGACCCGCCCGAAAAGGTGATCGCCCTGCTCGAGGCGGCCGGTCTGAAGGCCGTGCCGACCGGACTGGCCCACGGAACAGTCACCGCGGTCAGCAGCCACCAGCCCTTCGAGGTCACGACCCTGCGCCGGGACGTGGAAACCGACGGCCGCCGCGCGACGGTGGCTTTCACCGACGATTGGGAAGCCGACGCGGCGCGCCGCGATTTCACCTTCAATGCCCTGTCCTGCGGCATAGACGGGCGATTATTCGATCCCTTCGGCGGGCACCGCGACCTGATAGAGGGACGGGTGCGTTTCGTCGGCGAGGCGCGCCAGCGGATCGCCGAAGACTACCTTCGCCTGTTGCGGTTTTTTCGGTTTCACGCCTTCTACGGCCGCGGCGAACCGGACCCGGAGGGCCTCAAGGCAGCCGCCGCGGCGGCCGGCGAATTGACGCGCCTCTCGGGCGAGCGCGTGCGGGCGGAGCTGCTCCGCCTGCTGCAGGCCAACAATCCCGTGCCCGTGCTCGAGGTCATGGACCAGGAGAAGATCCTGGCTTCCGTGCTTCCCGAGCTGGGCGCGCCGGACGTCCTGAAAAGCCTACTGTCGCTCGGGATCGAATCGCCCCGGCCCGACACCCTGCTGCGCCTCGGCGCGCTTCTGCGCTCGGACCCCGCGGCGGTGGCCGAGCGGCTACGCCTGTCCAACGCGGAGCGGGACCGGCTGATCGCCATGGCCGGCCACGGCGCCACACCGCGCGTGGATATGCCGGAACGGGAACTGCGCCGAGCGATCTATCGGGACGGCGGCACCGCGATCCGGGACCGCTTGTGCCTCGCCTGGGCTGTGCATCCGAAGGGGCCCGACTCGGACGCCGCCCACCGCAATCTGGCGCTTGCGGTGTCCTGGAGCCCGCCGCGCTTTCCAATCAAGGGCCGCGACGCGCTCGACCTCGGGCTCGCGCCCGGCGCCAGCCTGGGAACTCTGCTGGAGGCTGTCGAGGCCTGGTGGGTCGAGCAGGACTTCGAGCCGAGCCGCGAGCACTGCCTGGCGCGCCTGCGCGACCTCGCGGCCGCTTCCTGA